The following are from one region of the Magallana gigas chromosome 4, xbMagGiga1.1, whole genome shotgun sequence genome:
- the LOC105339455 gene encoding protein cereblon isoform X1 codes for MDDDLLPLLGIGVVQEDDDEEDSSSGSEESESPENAASAEVDECQIIRQDSITFDQSLPLSHSYLGDDLEDVRGRTFHEEGATISLPVIQLPGMVLVPGQTIPLHLFHQHTVAMLKGVMDKDNTFGIVAYRYSEEDGGHIIATIGTTAEIFSVKDETDERTGLASIRVKAKGRQRFKVIESRRTATGILMCSVKILKEAILGDILSDVRPGSHCKFCCDPPERGTANKTAVDRQGNILTSVTMSTSPQINRFSAAYLTWWPPWVYKMYDPEMVVQNVKKELYRWNSSYVPERLPSHPVELSYWVIQNLPLDDDLRLNLMGIDSAVQRLRCSLSIVQKCSSLCCKECNTNIANKNDVFSLSVEGPLGAYVNPHGHVHETMTVYKAQNLNLIGRATKEHSWFPGYAWTIAQCRRCAFHIGWKFTATRKDLTPLKFFGLTRASVMPGLHQTEENEGWVPVM; via the exons ATGGATGATGACCTCTTGCCACTTTTAGGCATAGGGGTAGTGCAAGAAGACGACGATGAGGAAG ATTCATCCAGTGGTAGTGAGGAAAGTGAATCCCCAGAGAACGCAGCGTCTGCAGAAGTTGATGAATGCCAGATAATTCGACAAGATTCCATCACATTCGACCAGTCTCTTCCCCTCTCACATTCC TATCTAGGTGATGATTTGGAGGATGTTAGAGGCCGCACTTTCCACGAGGAGGGGGCCACCATTTCCCTCCCAGTCATACAGCTGCCTGGAATGGTGCTGGTACCCGGTCAGACCATTCCCCTACACCTGTTTCACCAGCACACAGTGGCCATGCTGAAAGGGGTTATGGACAAGGACAACACATTTGGAATTGTTGCTTATAG GTATTCTGAGGAGGACGGTGGCCACATCATTGCAACTATTGGAACCACTGCTGAAATATTCTCTGTCAAAGATGAAACGGACGAGAGAACAGGACTGGCCTCCATCAGAGTCAAGGCCAAAGGTCGTCAGCGTTTCAAGGTCATAGAATCCAGAAGGACAGCAACAGG GATTTTGATGTGTTCAGTTAAGATCCTAAAGGAAGCAATTTTGGGCGACATATTGAGTGACGTGAGGCCGGGCTCCCACTGCAAGTTCTGTTGCGACCCACCCGAGCGGGGCACTGCCAACAAGACAGCTGTAGACAGACAGGGCAACATACTGACCAGTGTAACCATGTCCACTTCTCCACAG ATTAACCGTTTTTCTGCGGCTTATTTGACATGGTGGCCTCCGTGGGTGTACAAGATGTATGACCCT GAAATGGTAGTACAAAATGTGAAGAAAGAATTGTACCGATGGAATTCATCCTACGTACCTGAGAGGTTGCCAAGTCACCCCGTGGAGCTGTCGTACTGGGTGATACAAAATCTGCCATTGGACGATGACCTGCGCCTTAATCTGATGGGAATAGACAGTGCAGTGCAGAGACTTAGATGTTCACTCAGTATTGTACAGAAG TGTTCTTCTTTGTGCTGTAAGGAATGCAACACAAACATTGCCAACAAGAACGACGTGTTCAGCCTGTCCGTGGAGGGACCCCTGGGGGCCTACGTTAACCCCCACGGTCACGTCCACGAGACAATGACCGTGTACAAGGCCCAGAACCTAAACCTCATTGGCAGAGCCACCAAAGAACACAGCTGGTTTCCTGG TTATGCTTGGACAATTGCCCAGTGTAGAAGGTGTGCCTTCCATATTGGGTGGAAGTTCACTGCCACACGCAAAGACCTGACCCCTCTGAAATTCTTTGGCCTAACAAGAGCATCGGTCATGCCTGGACTGCACCAAACAGAGGAGAACGAAGGCTGGGTACCAGTTATGTGA
- the LOC105339455 gene encoding protein cereblon isoform X2, with amino-acid sequence MDDDLLPLLGIGVVQEDDDEEDSSSGSEESESPENAASAEVDECQIIRQDSITFDQSLPLSHSYLGDDLEDVRGRTFHEEGATISLPVIQLPGMVLVPGQTIPLHLFHQHTVAMLKGVMDKDNTFGIVAYRYSEEDGGHIIATIGTTAEIFSVKDETDERTGLASIRVKAKGRQRFKVIESRRTATGILMCSVKILKEAILGDILSDVRPGSHCKFCCDPPERGTANKTAVDRQGNILTSVTMSTSPQEMVVQNVKKELYRWNSSYVPERLPSHPVELSYWVIQNLPLDDDLRLNLMGIDSAVQRLRCSLSIVQKCSSLCCKECNTNIANKNDVFSLSVEGPLGAYVNPHGHVHETMTVYKAQNLNLIGRATKEHSWFPGYAWTIAQCRRCAFHIGWKFTATRKDLTPLKFFGLTRASVMPGLHQTEENEGWVPVM; translated from the exons ATGGATGATGACCTCTTGCCACTTTTAGGCATAGGGGTAGTGCAAGAAGACGACGATGAGGAAG ATTCATCCAGTGGTAGTGAGGAAAGTGAATCCCCAGAGAACGCAGCGTCTGCAGAAGTTGATGAATGCCAGATAATTCGACAAGATTCCATCACATTCGACCAGTCTCTTCCCCTCTCACATTCC TATCTAGGTGATGATTTGGAGGATGTTAGAGGCCGCACTTTCCACGAGGAGGGGGCCACCATTTCCCTCCCAGTCATACAGCTGCCTGGAATGGTGCTGGTACCCGGTCAGACCATTCCCCTACACCTGTTTCACCAGCACACAGTGGCCATGCTGAAAGGGGTTATGGACAAGGACAACACATTTGGAATTGTTGCTTATAG GTATTCTGAGGAGGACGGTGGCCACATCATTGCAACTATTGGAACCACTGCTGAAATATTCTCTGTCAAAGATGAAACGGACGAGAGAACAGGACTGGCCTCCATCAGAGTCAAGGCCAAAGGTCGTCAGCGTTTCAAGGTCATAGAATCCAGAAGGACAGCAACAGG GATTTTGATGTGTTCAGTTAAGATCCTAAAGGAAGCAATTTTGGGCGACATATTGAGTGACGTGAGGCCGGGCTCCCACTGCAAGTTCTGTTGCGACCCACCCGAGCGGGGCACTGCCAACAAGACAGCTGTAGACAGACAGGGCAACATACTGACCAGTGTAACCATGTCCACTTCTCCACAG GAAATGGTAGTACAAAATGTGAAGAAAGAATTGTACCGATGGAATTCATCCTACGTACCTGAGAGGTTGCCAAGTCACCCCGTGGAGCTGTCGTACTGGGTGATACAAAATCTGCCATTGGACGATGACCTGCGCCTTAATCTGATGGGAATAGACAGTGCAGTGCAGAGACTTAGATGTTCACTCAGTATTGTACAGAAG TGTTCTTCTTTGTGCTGTAAGGAATGCAACACAAACATTGCCAACAAGAACGACGTGTTCAGCCTGTCCGTGGAGGGACCCCTGGGGGCCTACGTTAACCCCCACGGTCACGTCCACGAGACAATGACCGTGTACAAGGCCCAGAACCTAAACCTCATTGGCAGAGCCACCAAAGAACACAGCTGGTTTCCTGG TTATGCTTGGACAATTGCCCAGTGTAGAAGGTGTGCCTTCCATATTGGGTGGAAGTTCACTGCCACACGCAAAGACCTGACCCCTCTGAAATTCTTTGGCCTAACAAGAGCATCGGTCATGCCTGGACTGCACCAAACAGAGGAGAACGAAGGCTGGGTACCAGTTATGTGA
- the LOC105339454 gene encoding dnaJ homolog subfamily B member 9 isoform X2: protein MKCENLVLLTALCGIWTVNLSSAKKDLYEILGVKKTATDKQIKRAFRKLAVKYHPDKNKEKDAEAKFLEIAKAYETLSDPEKRKRYDQFGDESDKPQGGGGGHGQPFTFNMNDFFQGFDEAFNAHQHGHHQHQEGFTFHFGGNGNGNKGNTRFFNFDDLFEDDDDDDGDFFSFGGSPFGSHDMNFFGDDGEDMFGHAGGRTCRTVTQRVGNMVTTHTECS, encoded by the exons ATGAAGTGTGAGAATCTTGTCTTACTGACTGCTCTTTGTGGCATTTGGACTGTGAACTTGTCCTCAGCCAAAAAggatttgtatgaaatattgggTGTAAAGAAAACTGCTACTGACAAGCAAATTAAGCGAGCCTTCAGGAAATTAGCTGTTAAATATCATCCTGATAAAAACAAGGAAAAGGATGCAGAGGCCAAATTTTTAGAAATTGCTAAAG CATATGAAACCTTAAGTGACCCAGAGAAGAGGAAGCGATACGATCAGTTTGGGGATGAGTCAGATAAGCCCCAGGGTGGAGGAGGTGGCCATGGACAGCCATTCACATTCAACATGAATGACTTTTTCCAGGGATTTGATGAGGCGTTCAATGCACATCAGCACGGACACCACCAGCATCAAGAGGGATTCACGTTCCACTTCGGCGGCAACGGAAATGGAAACAAGGGCAACACCAGATTTTTCAACTTCGACGATTTGTtcgaagatgatgatgatgacgatggtGACTTCTTTTCCTTTGGAGGCAGTCCTTTTGGTAGTCATGATATGAATTTCTTTGGAGATGACGGAGAGGATATGTTCGGACATGCAG GAGGAAGAACTTGCCGCACTGTGACTCAGCGTGTGGGTAACATGGTGACCACCCACACGGAGTGTTCCTAG
- the LOC105339454 gene encoding dnaJ homolog subfamily B member 9 isoform X1 → MKCENLVLLTALCGIWTVNLSSAKKDLYEILGVKKTATDKQIKRAFRKLAVKYHPDKNKEKDAEAKFLEIAKAYETLSDPEKRKRYDQFGDESDKPQGGGGGHGQPFTFNMNDFFQGFDEAFNAHQHGHHQHQEGFTFHFGGNGNGNKGNTRFFNFDDLFEDDDDDDGDFFSFGGSPFGSHDMNFFGDDGEDMFGHAGHHHRHHYDRAHNHNHNAQHTHHRNLHNNMHNNMRHMHQNMHGNFGNMHMHSSGFHSTGGRTCRTVTQRVGNMVTTHTECS, encoded by the exons ATGAAGTGTGAGAATCTTGTCTTACTGACTGCTCTTTGTGGCATTTGGACTGTGAACTTGTCCTCAGCCAAAAAggatttgtatgaaatattgggTGTAAAGAAAACTGCTACTGACAAGCAAATTAAGCGAGCCTTCAGGAAATTAGCTGTTAAATATCATCCTGATAAAAACAAGGAAAAGGATGCAGAGGCCAAATTTTTAGAAATTGCTAAAG CATATGAAACCTTAAGTGACCCAGAGAAGAGGAAGCGATACGATCAGTTTGGGGATGAGTCAGATAAGCCCCAGGGTGGAGGAGGTGGCCATGGACAGCCATTCACATTCAACATGAATGACTTTTTCCAGGGATTTGATGAGGCGTTCAATGCACATCAGCACGGACACCACCAGCATCAAGAGGGATTCACGTTCCACTTCGGCGGCAACGGAAATGGAAACAAGGGCAACACCAGATTTTTCAACTTCGACGATTTGTtcgaagatgatgatgatgacgatggtGACTTCTTTTCCTTTGGAGGCAGTCCTTTTGGTAGTCATGATATGAATTTCTTTGGAGATGACGGAGAGGATATGTTCGGACATGCAGgtcatcatcatcgtcatcattaTGATAGGGCCCATAACCACAACCACAATGCCCAACACACCCACCACCGAAACCTACATAACAATATGCATAACAATATGCGTCACATGCATCAGAACATGCATGGCAACTTTGGTAACATGCATATGCATTCCTCTGGCTTTCACAGTACAG GAGGAAGAACTTGCCGCACTGTGACTCAGCGTGTGGGTAACATGGTGACCACCCACACGGAGTGTTCCTAG
- the LOC105339452 gene encoding proton myo-inositol cotransporter isoform X1, with translation MVFGKTDKSMEKEKLVSGSGKTKAKPNMGEKLDMEEKRPDESGSKFYVIVLTMFATIGGLLFGYDTGIISGSMLLIRDDFQLSEIWQSAIVSSTIGAAAVFSLIAGVLVDKIGRKKVIMMASFIFTAGAILMAVSPVDKKEILLIGRLIVGAGIGFASMSVPVYVAEAAPSHIRGSLVTVNQLFITVGILLSSIIAGAFSTDKENGWRYMLGIAGVPSVIQFFGFFFLPESPRWLVGQGRVDEATKALKKIRGLDNVDREMSEIEKSVEETKEQNKYNMLQCFVLMVKTQPVRRALVLGCTLQLFQQLCGINTVIYYSGSILRVSGFPSSLAIWLSCIPFTVNFLCTFIGIYAVEKAGRRVLTLLSFIGIIIALVVLGAGFQLSEKNSPPISLRLDNSSTCHTKYDSCNSCIKDENCGFCWQEGMESTAGWCLHVYKDHPERYAMPEGNTTHYNESLCNATNYDTEKYNWANDFCPTDYSWMAVLGLALFVIAFAPGLGPNPWTINSEIYPLWARGTGTSLATCVNWIGNLIVSFTFLLLLKTITTYGTFYLFCGISFLGMSILFFILPETKNKTLEEVEELFMSKEYKAKREEEQKKKYQYDNSGYVDSSKM, from the exons ATGGTGTTTGGAAAAACGGACAAGAGTATGGAGAAAGAAAAACTTGTCAGTGGGTCTGGCAAAACAAAg GCAAAACCAAACATGGGCGAAAAACTCGACATGGAAGAGAAACGGCCCGACGAGTCGGGTTCCAAATTTTACGTGATAGTTCTGACCATGTTTGCAACCATTGGGGGACTATTATTCGGATACGACACTGGAATTATTTCCGGATCCATGCTTCTCATTCGAGACGACTTTCAGTTGTCGGAAATATGGCAGAGTGCGATCGTGAGCTCCACAATTGGCGCCGCCGCCGTTTTTTCCCTAATTGCTGGCGTCCTGGTGGACAAGATTGGCAGAAAGAAAGTCATCATGATGGCTAGCTTCATCTTCACCGCCGGAGCCATACTAATGGCGGTCTCCCCAGTGGACAAGAAGGAGATTCTGTTGATCGGACGTCTAATTGTTGGTGCTGGAATTG GGTTTGCCTCTATGTCCGTACCTGTTTACGTTGCTGAAGCAGCTCCCTCTCACATCCGGGGCTCTCTCGTCACCGTCAACCAGCTGTTCATCACCGTGGGGATCCTGCTCTCTAGTATCATCGCCGGGGCCTTCAGTACAGACAAAGAAAATGGATGGAG GTATATGTTGGGGATTGCTGGTGTGCCCAGCGTTATTCAGTTCTTCGGATTCTTCTTCTTACCCGAAAGTCCAAGGTGGCTGGTGGGCCAAGGCCGTGTGGACGAGGCCACGAAAGCCCTGAAAAAAATCCGAGGGCTGGACAATGTGGATAGAGAGATGTCGGAGATAGAGAAGTCCGTGGAGGAGACCAAAGAACAGAATAAATACA ATATGCTacagtgttttgttttgatggtGAAAACACAGCCAGTCAGACGGGCCCTAGTGCTGGGTTGCACGCTCCAACTGTTCCAGCAGCTCTGTGGAATTAACACTGTCAT cTACTACAGCGGGAGTATTCTCCGAGTGTCCGGCTTTCCCTCCAGTCTTGCTATTTGGTTATCCTGTATTCCGTTCACTGTTAACTTCCTGTGTACCTTTATTGGAATCTACGCCGTCGAAAAGGCTGGTAGAAGGGTCCTTACATTGCTTAGTTTCATAG GAATCATCATCGCACTGGTTGTACTAGGCGCTGGCTTTCAGCTCTCTGAGAAAAATTCCCCACCCATCTCACTTCGCTTGGACAATTCCTCGACTTGCCATACTAAATACGA TTCATGTAACAGCTGCATCAAAGACGAAAACTGCGGCTTTTGTTGGCAGGAAGGCATGGAGAGCACCGCCGGTTGGTGTCTCCACGTGTACAAAGACCATCCGGAGCGGTATGCCATGCCCGAGGGAAATACCACCCACTACAACGAGTCGCTGTGTAACGCCACTAACTACGACACGGAGAAGTACAACTGGGCCAACGACTTCTGTCCCACCGACTACTCATGGATGGCTGTGCTCGGTCTGGCTTTATTCGTCATAGCCTTTGCTCCAG GTCTTGGCCCGAACCCTTGGACTATCAACTCGGAGATTTACCCTCTGTGGGCGCGAGGAACAGGAACCTCTTTGGCTACGTGTGTTAACTGGATCGGCAATCTTATCGTCTCATTCACCTTCCTCCTGCTGCTCAAAACCATCACCACATACG GCACATTTTACCTTTTCTGTGGAATCTCGTTTCTCGGCATGTCAATCCTGTTCTTCATTTTACCGGAAACCAAGAACAAGACTTTGGAGGAAGTTGAGGAACTGTTCATGTCCAAGGAATACAAAGCCAAGAGGGAAGAGGAACAGAAGAAAAAGTACCAGTACGACAACAGCGGATACGTGGATAGTTCCAAAATGTAA
- the LOC105339452 gene encoding proton myo-inositol cotransporter isoform X2, whose product MGEKLDMEEKRPDESGSKFYVIVLTMFATIGGLLFGYDTGIISGSMLLIRDDFQLSEIWQSAIVSSTIGAAAVFSLIAGVLVDKIGRKKVIMMASFIFTAGAILMAVSPVDKKEILLIGRLIVGAGIGFASMSVPVYVAEAAPSHIRGSLVTVNQLFITVGILLSSIIAGAFSTDKENGWRYMLGIAGVPSVIQFFGFFFLPESPRWLVGQGRVDEATKALKKIRGLDNVDREMSEIEKSVEETKEQNKYNMLQCFVLMVKTQPVRRALVLGCTLQLFQQLCGINTVIYYSGSILRVSGFPSSLAIWLSCIPFTVNFLCTFIGIYAVEKAGRRVLTLLSFIGIIIALVVLGAGFQLSEKNSPPISLRLDNSSTCHTKYDSCNSCIKDENCGFCWQEGMESTAGWCLHVYKDHPERYAMPEGNTTHYNESLCNATNYDTEKYNWANDFCPTDYSWMAVLGLALFVIAFAPGLGPNPWTINSEIYPLWARGTGTSLATCVNWIGNLIVSFTFLLLLKTITTYGTFYLFCGISFLGMSILFFILPETKNKTLEEVEELFMSKEYKAKREEEQKKKYQYDNSGYVDSSKM is encoded by the exons ATGGGCGAAAAACTCGACATGGAAGAGAAACGGCCCGACGAGTCGGGTTCCAAATTTTACGTGATAGTTCTGACCATGTTTGCAACCATTGGGGGACTATTATTCGGATACGACACTGGAATTATTTCCGGATCCATGCTTCTCATTCGAGACGACTTTCAGTTGTCGGAAATATGGCAGAGTGCGATCGTGAGCTCCACAATTGGCGCCGCCGCCGTTTTTTCCCTAATTGCTGGCGTCCTGGTGGACAAGATTGGCAGAAAGAAAGTCATCATGATGGCTAGCTTCATCTTCACCGCCGGAGCCATACTAATGGCGGTCTCCCCAGTGGACAAGAAGGAGATTCTGTTGATCGGACGTCTAATTGTTGGTGCTGGAATTG GGTTTGCCTCTATGTCCGTACCTGTTTACGTTGCTGAAGCAGCTCCCTCTCACATCCGGGGCTCTCTCGTCACCGTCAACCAGCTGTTCATCACCGTGGGGATCCTGCTCTCTAGTATCATCGCCGGGGCCTTCAGTACAGACAAAGAAAATGGATGGAG GTATATGTTGGGGATTGCTGGTGTGCCCAGCGTTATTCAGTTCTTCGGATTCTTCTTCTTACCCGAAAGTCCAAGGTGGCTGGTGGGCCAAGGCCGTGTGGACGAGGCCACGAAAGCCCTGAAAAAAATCCGAGGGCTGGACAATGTGGATAGAGAGATGTCGGAGATAGAGAAGTCCGTGGAGGAGACCAAAGAACAGAATAAATACA ATATGCTacagtgttttgttttgatggtGAAAACACAGCCAGTCAGACGGGCCCTAGTGCTGGGTTGCACGCTCCAACTGTTCCAGCAGCTCTGTGGAATTAACACTGTCAT cTACTACAGCGGGAGTATTCTCCGAGTGTCCGGCTTTCCCTCCAGTCTTGCTATTTGGTTATCCTGTATTCCGTTCACTGTTAACTTCCTGTGTACCTTTATTGGAATCTACGCCGTCGAAAAGGCTGGTAGAAGGGTCCTTACATTGCTTAGTTTCATAG GAATCATCATCGCACTGGTTGTACTAGGCGCTGGCTTTCAGCTCTCTGAGAAAAATTCCCCACCCATCTCACTTCGCTTGGACAATTCCTCGACTTGCCATACTAAATACGA TTCATGTAACAGCTGCATCAAAGACGAAAACTGCGGCTTTTGTTGGCAGGAAGGCATGGAGAGCACCGCCGGTTGGTGTCTCCACGTGTACAAAGACCATCCGGAGCGGTATGCCATGCCCGAGGGAAATACCACCCACTACAACGAGTCGCTGTGTAACGCCACTAACTACGACACGGAGAAGTACAACTGGGCCAACGACTTCTGTCCCACCGACTACTCATGGATGGCTGTGCTCGGTCTGGCTTTATTCGTCATAGCCTTTGCTCCAG GTCTTGGCCCGAACCCTTGGACTATCAACTCGGAGATTTACCCTCTGTGGGCGCGAGGAACAGGAACCTCTTTGGCTACGTGTGTTAACTGGATCGGCAATCTTATCGTCTCATTCACCTTCCTCCTGCTGCTCAAAACCATCACCACATACG GCACATTTTACCTTTTCTGTGGAATCTCGTTTCTCGGCATGTCAATCCTGTTCTTCATTTTACCGGAAACCAAGAACAAGACTTTGGAGGAAGTTGAGGAACTGTTCATGTCCAAGGAATACAAAGCCAAGAGGGAAGAGGAACAGAAGAAAAAGTACCAGTACGACAACAGCGGATACGTGGATAGTTCCAAAATGTAA
- the LOC136274477 gene encoding glutathione S-transferase Mu 2-like: MPTLGYWKTRGLAQPIRLLLNYVGEDFDDVQYELGDAPDYSREEWLSVKNTPGLAFPNIPYYIDDDIKITQSNSILRYIGDKHGMLGKTPRDKVDCDMMVENAMDFRNGVIRLCYDNDYEKIKDAYFANVKDKLRQFDTFLGDKPWFAEYGITICDFPIYELLDQHRLMKPGILDDYSNLAKFVERFENLPKIKAYMASNKFMARPVNNKFALFK; the protein is encoded by the exons ATGCCTACACTGGGATACTGGAAAACAAGAGGG CTAGCTCAGCCAATAAGATTGTTACTGAATTATGTCGGAGAGGACTTTGATGATGTACAGTATGAACTTGGAGATG CACCCGACTATAGCAGAGAAGAATGGCTGTCTGTCAAAAACACTCCAGGACTAGCCTTCCCAAAT ATTCCCTATTACATTGATgatgatataaaaattacacaaaGTAACTCCATCCTGAGGTATATTGGAGATAAACATGGCATGT TAGGAAAAACTCCCCGAGACAAAGTGGACTGTGATATGATGGTGGAGAACGCcatggattttagaaatggGGTCATTCGGTTGTGCTACGACAACGACTAC GAAAAGATCAAGGACGCCTACTTTGCCAATGTCAAGGACAAACTAAGACAGTTTGACACGTTCCTTGGAGACAAACCTTGGTTCGCTGAGTATGGT ATCACGATCTGTGACTTCCCAATATACGAGTTACTGGACCAGCACAGACTGATGAAGCCTGGGATACTAGACGATTACTCCAACCTGGCCAAGTTTGTGGAGAGATTCGAGAACCTCCCTAAAATTAAGGCCTACATGGCGTCCAATAAATTCATGGCCAGACCCGTCAacaacaagtttgcattgttcaagtga